The following are from one region of the Advenella mimigardefordensis DPN7 genome:
- a CDS encoding diaminopropionate ammonia-lyase, with protein MSISALAPSGSAEQDHSRLFANPRATREPYPAPLRSIMNIERAQECRRWLSAWPGIARQATPLYDLPGIAQQLGIARFSVKDESVRSSLGSFKALGAPIALVRQIVRLHPAFDPALILMGRYAQQLQDYTVISATDGNHGRGLAAAARDAGCRCVIVLHANVSVEREQAIAVYGAQIVRIKGNYDDSVEEASRLATVNGWQVVSDTSYDGYEDIPRDVMQGYGTIAEEIVEQTGAQPGLAGAFTHVFLQGGVGGMAAGLVSYFWEFQGAQRPTFIVVEPVQADCLLQSAIQGRPARATGSVDSVMAGLACGETSMLAWKFLEPGVDYFMTIDDQQAIEAMRLLANGSNIDIPIVAGESGTAGLAAMSVLRTDPALAQQVGIDAHSRVLMINTEGATAPSVYEALVGQSALTIAARQASWHAS; from the coding sequence ATGTCTATCTCAGCACTCGCTCCTTCCGGCTCAGCCGAGCAAGATCACTCGCGGCTGTTTGCCAATCCGCGCGCGACACGTGAGCCCTATCCGGCGCCACTTCGTTCGATCATGAATATCGAGCGTGCTCAGGAATGTCGCCGCTGGCTGAGTGCCTGGCCTGGCATCGCACGCCAGGCCACGCCTCTTTATGACTTGCCCGGAATAGCTCAGCAGCTGGGTATTGCCCGGTTCAGCGTCAAGGACGAATCGGTGCGCTCTTCGCTGGGCAGCTTCAAGGCCCTTGGGGCGCCCATTGCGTTGGTGCGACAGATCGTGCGCTTGCACCCGGCGTTCGATCCGGCACTCATTCTTATGGGGCGTTACGCTCAACAGTTGCAGGACTATACCGTCATCAGCGCGACTGACGGAAACCACGGTCGGGGGCTGGCTGCCGCTGCCCGCGATGCGGGCTGTCGTTGCGTCATCGTGCTGCACGCCAATGTGAGTGTGGAGCGTGAGCAGGCGATCGCGGTTTATGGTGCTCAGATCGTGAGAATCAAAGGTAACTATGACGATTCGGTGGAAGAGGCCTCACGCCTGGCAACGGTCAATGGCTGGCAAGTGGTATCTGATACGTCCTATGACGGATACGAGGACATTCCTCGGGATGTGATGCAGGGCTATGGCACCATTGCGGAGGAAATCGTCGAGCAGACCGGTGCTCAGCCGGGGTTGGCAGGCGCATTCACGCATGTTTTTTTGCAGGGCGGTGTGGGCGGCATGGCGGCAGGGCTGGTTAGCTACTTCTGGGAATTCCAGGGCGCGCAGCGTCCGACGTTCATTGTGGTAGAGCCGGTTCAGGCCGATTGTCTGCTCCAAAGCGCGATCCAGGGGAGGCCGGCCCGAGCCACTGGCTCGGTCGATTCTGTGATGGCAGGGCTGGCTTGCGGTGAAACGTCGATGCTCGCCTGGAAGTTTCTGGAACCCGGCGTCGACTACTTCATGACCATCGACGATCAGCAGGCCATTGAGGCGATGCGCTTGCTCGCCAATGGGAGCAATATCGACATCCCTATCGTGGCGGGCGAATCCGGCACGGCTGGTCTGGCTGCTATGAGCGTATTGCGCACAGATCCGGCGTTGGCACAGCAAGTGGGTATCGATGCGCATTCTCGCGTGCTGATGATCAATACTGAAGGCGCAACGGCACCGTCTGTCTATGAAGCGCTTGTCGGGCAGTCGGCCTTGACGATCGCTGCCCGACAGGCATCCTGGCATGCTTCCTGA